The sequence CTGTATGAAAATGAATCGGTGTGGCAATAACAGCCAAATCGGCATGATGTTCTCTATAAAACGAGGTTAGAGAATGGTAGACCGGTACACCGCGCTCTCGTAAATCGGGCAAATACGGGCTGCGTTCCGGCGCATTGTCCACAACCCCTGCAAGCAGTGCTTGTTTGTGGGTTAACAGCTTTTTTACATATCCGCTGCCATAACCATTAATGCCAGCCACCACTACTGAAACCAAATCCGCCATTTTAAGCCTCCTCGTTCGCAGTCTTGCCAACAACGCGATTAGACGTGTGCATCAAACCGTTCAATGATCTTCGCCATTGCTTCATCACCGGAAAGATTCCAGAGCGACTGGTTCATAATTTCGACTTCAATCGGACCCCTATAACCAGCTTGTTCTACTAACCGGCGCATGTTCTTTAAGTCGATCACACCATCGCCCATAAGGGACCTGCCTTTAAACATGTCTGTAATAGGAACGTTCCAGTCGGAAACATGGAACCCAAGTATATGGCGGCCTGCCCGTTCGATTTGTTGATCTAGCTCTGGGTCCCACCAAACGTGGAACGCATCAACGATTACACCGACTTGCATTGTGCCGATCGTTTCGGCTATATCATTAGCTTGCCTTAGTGTATTTATGACAGAACGGTCGGCTGCGTACATCGGATGAAGAGGCTCGATTCCAAGTTTAATGCCGCATTGTTCTGCATAAGGAACAATCGCCTCAATTCCTGCTTGTACATGCTTTCTTGCTTCCACTAAATCTTTGCCCGCAGCTGGTCCACATACAAGGACAAGCACGTTCGCACCAAGTTCGGCAGCTTCGTCTATGGCACGCCGATTGTCTTCAATCCGCTGGAGCCGCTCTTGTTGGCTAGCAGCAGGAAACATGCCACCGCGGCATAAGCTGGAAAGGGAAAGGCCGGCATCACGAATATGCTCTTTCGCTTCCTTTAAGCCGTACTCATGCAGTTTATGGCGCCAAACAGCCAGCCAGCCCACACCGTGGCGGGCGCAGCCTTCAATTGCTTCTGGCAACGTCCATTGTTCAGTCGTAATCTGGTTTAGACTGAAGCGCTTGATTCCAGGAGCACCGCTCATAGGCGCACCTCCTGGCCGATACCAGCCGCTTCAAGCGTTAGCACCATCCGTTTAATCGCTCTCTCAGGCTCAACGAGCAAGCCTGCTTGGTCGGCTAACATAAATAGCTTTGCCAAATGAACAGCAGACCTTGCTCCTTCTGCGCCGCCGATCATTCGAAAATGGTTTTGGTGCCCATTTAAGTGGGCCATAAAGACAATCCCTGTTTTGTAGGCGTAGGTCGGCGCTTCAAAAATATGGCGGGCAAGTGGGACAGTTGGCGCCAAGATCCGGTTATATGTTTCGAGATCGCCGCGGTCAAGCGCTTGGAAAGCTTCAGCAGCTGCCGGCGCAATCGCGTCAAAAATGCCTAATAGCGCATCACTAT is a genomic window of Shouchella clausii containing:
- a CDS encoding sugar phosphate isomerase/epimerase family protein: MSGAPGIKRFSLNQITTEQWTLPEAIEGCARHGVGWLAVWRHKLHEYGLKEAKEHIRDAGLSLSSLCRGGMFPAASQQERLQRIEDNRRAIDEAAELGANVLVLVCGPAAGKDLVEARKHVQAGIEAIVPYAEQCGIKLGIEPLHPMYAADRSVINTLRQANDIAETIGTMQVGVIVDAFHVWWDPELDQQIERAGRHILGFHVSDWNVPITDMFKGRSLMGDGVIDLKNMRRLVEQAGYRGPIEVEIMNQSLWNLSGDEAMAKIIERFDAHV